CAACCCGCCGCCGTCGGCCGTCGTTGCAGCGCGTGCTGCGCCGGACCCACTTGCGTCTGGCGGTCTCCGCCGTGGTGCTCGCCGCCGTGGCACTCTCGCTCGTGGCGTGGCTTGCCTTGCGCGCGTATGCCGAAAACAATCTGCTGCTCATCGGGCGCTCGCTCGCGTATACCGCAGAGGCCGCCGTGGTGTTCGCAGACCGCGTGGCCGCACAGGAAGCGATTGCGATGATCGCCAACGATGAAGACGTCTTTCAGGTGCGCGTGCTCGACGCGAGCAACGCGCAGGTTGCCCTGTGGCGCAGGCGCGATGGTGGTACGCTGGCGCAGGTCGAGCGCATGGTGGCCGACGTTGCGCTGCCGGGGCCTGTCACGCTGCCGATACGTCATGATGGCAAGGTCGTCGGTTACGTCGAAGTACAGGGCGAGGGACATCAGTTCTTTGTCTTCCTGCTCAGTGGCGTAGGCGGGATACTCGCCTGTCTGCTGGTCACGTTTGCGGTGTCGAATGTGCTCGCGAAGCGAATGCATCGCGATATCGTCAAACCGCTGCGTGCGCTTGCCGAGGTGGCGCACGCGGTGCGCCGCGAGCGAGCCTTCCACCAGCGGGTCGCGGCCACGCCGCTGGCCGAACTCAAGGAACTCGGCGACGACTTCAACGCGCTGCTCGACGAATTCGAAGGATGGCAAAATCACTTGCGTGCGCAGAACGCCACGCTCGCGCATCAGGCCAATCACGATCCGTTGACGGGGCTGCCGAACCGATCGTATTTCGAATCGAAACTTGCGCAGGCGCTGGCCGACGCGCGCGAGCTTGGCACGCACGTCGCGCTGCTTTACCTCGATAGCGACCGTTTCAAGGAAGTCAACGACCAGTTGGGGCATGATGCCGGCGATGCGGTGCTGGTGGCGATTGCCGAGCGTTTGCGCCAGCCGCTGCGCGAGGGCGATCTGGTTGCGCGTCTGGGCGGCGACGAATT
This window of the Pandoraea fibrosis genome carries:
- a CDS encoding diguanylate cyclase domain-containing protein — protein: MMHASTRRRRPSLQRVLRRTHLRLAVSAVVLAAVALSLVAWLALRAYAENNLLLIGRSLAYTAEAAVVFADRVAAQEAIAMIANDEDVFQVRVLDASNAQVALWRRRDGGTLAQVERMVADVALPGPVTLPIRHDGKVVGYVEVQGEGHQFFVFLLSGVGGILACLLVTFAVSNVLAKRMHRDIVKPLRALAEVAHAVRRERAFHQRVAATPLAELKELGDDFNALLDEFEGWQNHLRAQNATLAHQANHDPLTGLPNRSYFESKLAQALADARELGTHVALLYLDSDRFKEVNDQLGHDAGDAVLVAIAERLRQPLREGDLVARLGGDEFAVMLPGVRQTSNAVRLAQSLLVAMEKPVTLPDGGEIVTSMSIGVALYPTHANDALTLLRVADAAMYQAKRAGVGTWHVAESSKR